One genomic segment of Occultella kanbiaonis includes these proteins:
- a CDS encoding class E sortase translates to MTNAAPPSTAAVDEAEQPAVRRRRPSIGSRILGGVGELLITAGVLLGLFVVWQLWWTDVEGEQQAASAVAELEETLPPVPQVAGTPRTDTPPVEEAAAEGEVFATLFVPDWGIDYAQPIAEGVDRPTVLDAGRVGHYSETAQAGQIGNFSVAGHRQTYGKPFYSIDTLEAGDQIIVRTAQAWYVYAVTTSDIVRPDQVEVIAPVPGDPAAVATDAMLTLTTCHPLWSTRERYIVHAQLDHWIPLTDGMPAALLPEGS, encoded by the coding sequence ATGACCAACGCAGCGCCGCCGTCGACCGCGGCGGTGGACGAGGCCGAGCAGCCGGCCGTGCGTCGACGGCGTCCCTCGATCGGTTCCCGCATCCTCGGCGGGGTCGGGGAGCTCCTGATCACGGCAGGGGTCCTGCTCGGGCTGTTCGTCGTGTGGCAGCTGTGGTGGACCGACGTCGAGGGCGAGCAGCAGGCGGCCAGCGCCGTCGCCGAGCTCGAGGAGACGCTCCCACCGGTACCCCAGGTCGCCGGCACGCCGCGCACGGACACCCCTCCTGTCGAGGAGGCCGCCGCCGAGGGCGAGGTGTTCGCGACGCTGTTCGTGCCGGACTGGGGGATCGACTACGCCCAGCCGATCGCCGAGGGTGTCGATCGCCCCACCGTGCTGGACGCGGGCCGGGTGGGTCACTACTCGGAGACCGCGCAGGCCGGTCAGATCGGCAACTTCTCCGTTGCCGGGCACCGACAGACCTACGGCAAGCCGTTCTATTCGATCGACACCCTTGAGGCCGGCGACCAGATCATCGTGCGAACCGCGCAGGCCTGGTACGTCTACGCCGTCACCACCAGCGACATCGTCCGGCCGGACCAGGTCGAGGTGATCGCGCCGGTCCCCGGGGATCCGGCAGCGGTCGCCACCGACGCGATGCTCACCCTGACCACCTGCCACCCGTTGTGGTCGACCCGGGAGCGGTACATCGTGCACGCGCAACTGGATCACTGGATCCCGCTCACCGACGGCATGCCCGCCGCCCTGCTACCGGAAGGGTCCTGA
- a CDS encoding serine/threonine-protein kinase, with protein sequence MIPTAGLVLGDRYELQSRIAIGGMGEVWVALDRHLRRRVAAKVLRAEFAGEKTFLDRLRAEARNSAALSHQNIAAMYDYGEQSGSGYLIMELVQGEPLADLLERERTLEPAQLLPVLAQTARALHTAHMAGVVHRDVKPSNILITPDGYVKITDFGISLGSNQAPMTAAGMVMGTAQYLPPEQAMGRAATGAGDIYALGVVAYEALVGKRPFTGGSQVDIAFAHVNQPVPALPDTVDARVRDVVMAMLEKDPEQRPRSAASLARSLEELAGHLDVIIEPAERPAALITEPDGDSSPRSGALTQVWFAEEPRPDAGAVAAGGAVAAGTAVEAGTAAQADGDSHTDLDNTARTDHGDDTDEDRDDDEDWDGDDTDEPPARPRWRPLSQVDPAAPTTPPIPVPAISATGPAAVAGPVPTRRTLRTGQTAANRPAVGVHRERLGAAHAAGGFIAWVRSGWWWAAGIVAMAAVLTVVALWLGRLWEADASMAIASPLLAAAMHRPSQRVKER encoded by the coding sequence ATGATCCCGACGGCCGGCCTGGTCCTCGGCGACCGCTACGAGCTGCAGTCCCGGATCGCCATCGGCGGCATGGGCGAGGTGTGGGTCGCCCTCGACCGGCACCTGCGCCGCCGCGTGGCCGCGAAGGTCCTGCGGGCCGAGTTCGCCGGGGAGAAGACGTTCCTGGACCGCCTGCGGGCCGAGGCCCGGAACTCGGCGGCCCTGTCCCACCAGAACATCGCCGCGATGTACGACTACGGGGAGCAGAGCGGCTCCGGCTACCTGATCATGGAACTCGTGCAGGGCGAGCCGCTCGCGGACCTGTTGGAGCGCGAGCGCACCCTCGAGCCGGCCCAGCTGCTGCCGGTCCTGGCCCAGACCGCGCGGGCGCTGCACACCGCCCACATGGCCGGGGTGGTGCACCGGGACGTGAAACCGTCCAACATCCTGATCACCCCCGACGGGTACGTGAAGATCACGGACTTCGGGATCTCGCTCGGGTCGAACCAGGCCCCGATGACCGCGGCCGGGATGGTGATGGGCACCGCCCAGTACCTGCCCCCGGAGCAGGCGATGGGCCGCGCCGCCACCGGCGCCGGCGACATCTACGCGCTCGGCGTGGTCGCCTACGAGGCGCTCGTCGGAAAGCGGCCGTTCACCGGTGGCTCGCAGGTGGACATCGCGTTCGCACACGTGAACCAGCCGGTACCGGCGCTGCCGGACACGGTCGACGCCCGCGTGCGCGACGTCGTCATGGCGATGCTCGAGAAGGACCCCGAGCAACGGCCCCGCAGCGCCGCCTCGCTGGCCCGCTCGCTCGAGGAGCTCGCCGGCCACCTGGACGTCATCATCGAACCGGCCGAGCGGCCGGCCGCGTTGATCACCGAGCCCGACGGCGACTCCTCGCCCCGGTCCGGTGCCCTCACCCAGGTCTGGTTCGCCGAGGAGCCCCGGCCCGACGCCGGAGCCGTGGCTGCGGGCGGGGCCGTGGCTGCGGGCACAGCCGTCGAGGCGGGCACAGCCGCCCAGGCCGACGGTGACAGTCACACCGACCTCGACAACACCGCCCGGACCGACCACGGCGACGACACCGACGAGGACCGGGACGACGACGAGGACTGGGACGGCGACGACACCGACGAGCCGCCGGCCCGGCCGCGGTGGCGGCCCCTGTCCCAGGTCGACCCGGCCGCTCCCACCACGCCCCCCATCCCGGTGCCTGCGATCTCCGCAACCGGACCGGCCGCCGTCGCCGGCCCGGTGCCGACCCGGCGCACGCTCCGCACCGGGCAGACCGCCGCGAACCGGCCCGCGGTCGGCGTCCACCGCGAGCGCCTGGGCGCGGCACACGCCGCGGGTGGCTTCATCGCGTGGGTCCGCTCCGGATGGTGGTGGGCCGCCGGAATCGTGGCCATGGCTGCGGTGCTGACCGTGGTGGCGCTGTGGCTCGGTAGGCTATGGGAGGCTGACGCGTCCATGGCGATCGCGTCGCCCCTGCTCGCAGCCGCAATGCATCGACCATCCCAGAGAGTGAAGGAACGCTAA
- the argS gene encoding arginine--tRNA ligase, producing MSETSTEPGATAVASLQTQLTDALGDAITAAYPAQSGADPLIRPSDHADRQANAALALAKKVGANPREVATRVTEQIAVGDVVGQVEISGPGFLNLTLTDAALWRQVEARRIGDRLGVPPVATGVRTVIDYSGPNIAKEMHVGHLRSSVIGDALARILTFLGSDVVRQNHLGDWGTQFGMLIQYIDEHPEKPWRHTEITDTDADGENASTVSALDGLYKAARAVFDTDPEFADRARARVVALQAGDEATLATWREIVKESQYAFDEVYARLGVQLTEADSAGESFYNDMLDGVAAELEAAGIAVVSDGALVVLSEEVTGPDDEPVALMVRKRDGGYGYDTTDLATIRYRIRDLGADRILYLVDSRQALHFRLVFETARRAGWLDPEQVQALHVPFGSVLGPDGKPFKTRSGGTVRLMNLLDDAVAAALTVVREGAEAKGTEVDDETLTLIAEQAGIGAVKYADLSGSRVKDYVFDVARMTAFNGNTGVYLQYAHTRMVSILRRAAERGLTVPEQVPAAVDSPLESAERELILTLDSFADVLAEVAVDLEPHRLAGYLYELSRAFTDFYEACPVLASEGAVRDRRLAIVDLTRRTLATGLDLLGIAAPERM from the coding sequence GTGTCCGAGACCTCGACTGAACCCGGCGCGACCGCCGTCGCCTCCCTGCAGACCCAGCTCACCGACGCACTCGGTGATGCCATCACGGCGGCCTACCCCGCCCAGAGCGGCGCCGATCCGCTGATCCGCCCGAGCGACCACGCCGACCGCCAGGCGAACGCTGCGCTCGCACTGGCGAAGAAGGTGGGCGCGAACCCGCGTGAGGTCGCCACGAGGGTGACCGAACAGATCGCCGTGGGGGACGTCGTCGGGCAGGTGGAGATCTCCGGCCCGGGCTTCCTGAACCTCACCCTGACCGATGCCGCCCTGTGGCGGCAGGTCGAGGCGCGCCGCATCGGCGACCGGTTGGGCGTGCCGCCCGTCGCCACGGGTGTGCGCACCGTCATCGACTACTCCGGCCCCAACATCGCCAAGGAGATGCACGTCGGGCACCTTCGCTCGTCCGTGATCGGCGACGCGCTGGCCCGGATCCTGACCTTCCTCGGCTCGGATGTGGTACGCCAGAACCACCTGGGGGACTGGGGCACCCAGTTCGGCATGCTGATCCAGTACATCGACGAGCACCCCGAGAAGCCGTGGCGGCACACGGAGATCACCGACACCGACGCCGACGGCGAGAACGCCTCCACCGTGTCCGCCCTTGACGGCCTCTACAAGGCGGCCCGCGCCGTCTTCGACACCGACCCCGAGTTCGCGGACCGGGCCCGCGCGCGCGTGGTCGCGCTCCAGGCCGGCGACGAGGCGACGCTGGCCACCTGGCGCGAGATCGTCAAGGAGTCCCAGTACGCGTTCGACGAGGTCTACGCGCGCCTCGGGGTCCAGCTGACCGAGGCGGACTCCGCGGGTGAGTCCTTCTACAACGACATGCTCGACGGCGTCGCGGCCGAGCTCGAGGCAGCCGGGATCGCGGTCGTGAGCGATGGCGCGCTCGTGGTCCTCTCCGAGGAGGTGACCGGCCCGGACGACGAGCCGGTGGCGCTCATGGTCCGCAAGCGCGACGGCGGGTACGGCTACGACACCACTGACCTCGCCACGATCCGGTACCGGATCCGCGACCTCGGTGCCGACCGGATCCTGTATCTGGTGGACTCGCGTCAGGCCCTGCACTTCCGGCTGGTGTTCGAGACCGCGCGCCGGGCGGGCTGGCTGGACCCGGAGCAGGTGCAGGCGCTGCACGTGCCGTTCGGCAGCGTTCTCGGCCCGGACGGCAAGCCGTTCAAGACCCGCTCCGGCGGCACCGTGCGCCTGATGAACCTCCTCGACGACGCCGTGGCCGCGGCCCTCACGGTGGTCCGCGAGGGCGCCGAGGCCAAGGGCACCGAGGTCGACGACGAGACGCTCACCCTGATCGCCGAGCAGGCCGGGATCGGTGCCGTGAAATACGCGGACCTGTCCGGCTCCCGGGTCAAGGACTACGTCTTCGACGTCGCCCGGATGACGGCGTTCAACGGCAACACCGGTGTCTACCTGCAGTACGCGCACACCCGGATGGTCTCGATCCTGCGCCGGGCCGCCGAGCGTGGCCTGACCGTTCCGGAGCAGGTGCCGGCCGCCGTCGACTCGCCGTTGGAGAGCGCCGAGCGCGAGCTGATCCTGACCCTGGACTCGTTCGCGGACGTCCTCGCCGAGGTGGCCGTCGACCTCGAGCCGCACCGGCTCGCCGGGTACCTGTACGAGCTCTCCCGGGCGTTCACCGACTTCTACGAGGCCTGCCCCGTGCTCGCCTCCGAGGGTGCGGTCCGCGACCGTCGGCTCGCGATCGTTGACCTGACTCGGCGCACCCTCGCCACGGGTCTCGACCTCCTCGGGATCGCCGCACCGGAACGGATGTGA
- a CDS encoding rhomboid family intramembrane serine protease: protein MLGARLSPDNRPVVTITFIAICVLLFVADYVSPTLRMRLIFAPVLGQVEPYRMITTAFLHAGIVHLLFNMYALWIVGPFLEQMLGRWRYIALYLLSALGGSVAVLALAGDDVWNVATVGASGAVFGLFAAIAVVLRRTGREARQILIVIGINVVLGFVIPGISWQAHLGGLVTGAALGALFAYLPKKERTRGAIAGVALVAAILVGITVGVYS, encoded by the coding sequence GTGCTCGGCGCCAGGCTGAGCCCGGACAACCGCCCGGTCGTCACGATCACGTTCATCGCGATCTGCGTGCTGCTGTTCGTTGCGGACTACGTGAGCCCGACGCTGCGGATGCGCCTGATCTTCGCGCCGGTCCTCGGGCAGGTCGAGCCGTACCGGATGATCACCACGGCGTTCCTGCACGCCGGCATCGTGCACCTGCTGTTCAACATGTACGCGCTGTGGATCGTGGGACCGTTCCTGGAGCAGATGCTCGGCCGGTGGCGCTACATCGCCCTCTACCTGCTCAGCGCGCTCGGTGGCAGTGTGGCGGTGCTCGCCCTGGCCGGCGACGACGTGTGGAACGTGGCCACCGTCGGCGCGTCCGGTGCCGTGTTCGGACTCTTCGCGGCGATCGCCGTGGTGCTGCGGCGGACCGGGCGCGAGGCGCGGCAGATCCTCATCGTGATCGGGATCAACGTGGTCCTCGGGTTCGTGATCCCGGGCATCTCCTGGCAGGCGCACCTCGGCGGGCTGGTCACCGGCGCCGCCCTCGGCGCCCTGTTCGCCTATCTGCCGAAGAAGGAACGCACGCGCGGCGCCATCGCGGGTGTCGCCCTCGTCGCGGCGATCCTCGTCGGGATCACGGTGGGCGTCTACTCCTGA
- a CDS encoding cell division protein CrgA codes for MPESRSRKKPAYTPPPASSAVKPNPRWWAPTMVTLLIVGLVYVVVTYLMESAGPVPGIGAWNLGIGFAVMMVGFVMTMRWR; via the coding sequence ATGCCCGAGTCCAGGTCCCGCAAGAAGCCGGCCTACACCCCGCCGCCGGCGTCGAGCGCGGTCAAGCCGAACCCGCGCTGGTGGGCACCCACGATGGTGACCCTGCTGATCGTCGGGCTCGTGTACGTCGTCGTCACCTACCTGATGGAGTCCGCCGGCCCGGTTCCTGGCATCGGAGCCTGGAACCTCGGCATCGGCTTCGCGGTCATGATGGTCGGCTTCGTCATGACGATGCGCTGGCGCTGA
- a CDS encoding DUF881 domain-containing protein: MRTPGLPSRPPRVRGRSIGVAMVGVLAGLMFATSASVFAEDTERQPQNLPELVEAEEARLQETNAEVSQLRAEVDALLGEQSAEVPEAAASDALALAAGRLAVTGPGVEVSLWDSPLVQDVPEGFSPDDLVVHQQDLEAVINALWAGGAEAMTVQGHRVTATTLIRCVGNVLLLDGDTYSPPYRIAAIGDADALEDALDDSSAVRIYRQYVDAVGLGFSVTTEDEIEAPGDDGNLSTRYARIPGGDPITLEGPTTDPNGPQ; the protein is encoded by the coding sequence ATGAGGACTCCCGGGCTGCCGTCGCGGCCGCCGCGCGTGCGTGGCCGGTCGATCGGCGTCGCAATGGTGGGGGTCCTCGCCGGTCTGATGTTCGCCACCAGCGCCTCGGTGTTCGCCGAGGACACCGAGCGCCAGCCGCAGAACCTCCCGGAGCTGGTCGAGGCCGAGGAGGCTCGGCTGCAGGAGACCAACGCCGAGGTTTCGCAGTTGCGTGCGGAGGTGGACGCGCTGCTGGGCGAGCAGTCGGCGGAGGTGCCGGAGGCGGCCGCGAGCGACGCGTTGGCGCTCGCGGCGGGCCGGCTGGCCGTCACCGGGCCCGGGGTGGAGGTCTCCCTCTGGGACTCACCGCTCGTCCAGGACGTCCCGGAGGGGTTCAGCCCCGATGACCTCGTGGTGCACCAGCAGGACCTGGAGGCCGTGATCAACGCGCTCTGGGCGGGCGGCGCCGAGGCGATGACGGTGCAGGGGCACCGGGTCACCGCGACCACCTTGATCCGGTGTGTGGGGAACGTGCTGCTGCTTGACGGCGACACCTACTCCCCGCCGTACCGGATCGCCGCGATCGGGGACGCTGACGCCCTCGAGGACGCCCTCGACGACTCCTCCGCGGTCCGGATCTACCGCCAGTACGTGGACGCCGTCGGGCTGGGGTTCTCCGTGACCACCGAGGATGAGATCGAGGCACCCGGGGACGACGGCAATCTCAGCACCAGGTATGCCAGGATCCCCGGTGGGGACCCGATCACGCTCGAGGGGCCCACCACCGATCCGAACGGACCACAATGA
- the pknB gene encoding Stk1 family PASTA domain-containing Ser/Thr kinase, whose amino-acid sequence MVDDVPRVLAGRYEVGELIGRGGMAEVHIGRDNRLGRSVAIKMLRPDLARDPSFHARFRREAQAAASLNHPAIVSVYDTGEDLSTGIDGAEVRIPFIVMEYVEGHTVRDLLRDGSALPIDEAIEITQGVLAALEYSHHAGIVHRDIKPANVMLTPTGAVKVMDFGIARAMADSAATMTQTHAVVGTAQYLSPEQARGEVVDARSDLYSTGCLLFELLTGRPPFIGDSAVAVAYQHVSEEPPTPSTFAPDVPESLDRITMLALTKDREQRYSTAAQFRADLEAAARQEAISAPPLGAVPMAAAGATQVLGAAAIADPVPVAEPEEEPDEKPKNNKTLIWILSIVGVAAIIGIILLALNRPEEPTEPTTVQVPDLTSMTQEQAREALAATVATEDGTGLQLVVGEPVTDPEIPEGEAVSWTPDTGEDVDEGSDVTVVFSSGPGEIEIPDVSGLSQDRARQELIDAGFSGANIRTTTENSPDFGQDEAIRTDPEAGTMANPEDAITIVLATGNVDLPSLVGQELEAAQNTITELGLSSRVTNQEDPGPVGVVLNQDREGSVPQGTVVELIVSIPEPTQEPTTDPPTTDPTTDPTTDPPATDPTTDPAEGDQ is encoded by the coding sequence GTGGTAGACGACGTTCCCCGAGTGCTGGCCGGTCGCTACGAGGTCGGCGAGCTGATCGGTCGCGGCGGCATGGCCGAGGTGCACATCGGGCGGGACAACCGCCTCGGGCGCTCGGTCGCGATCAAGATGCTCCGACCGGACCTAGCCCGCGACCCCAGTTTCCACGCCCGGTTCCGCCGCGAGGCCCAGGCCGCCGCCTCGCTCAACCACCCGGCGATCGTCTCCGTGTACGACACCGGTGAGGACCTCAGCACCGGGATCGACGGCGCGGAGGTGCGGATCCCGTTCATCGTGATGGAGTACGTCGAGGGCCACACGGTCCGTGACCTCCTGCGGGACGGCTCCGCGCTACCCATCGACGAGGCCATCGAGATCACCCAGGGCGTCCTGGCCGCGCTCGAGTACTCCCACCACGCCGGCATCGTGCACCGCGACATCAAGCCCGCGAACGTGATGCTGACGCCGACCGGCGCCGTGAAGGTGATGGACTTCGGCATCGCCCGCGCCATGGCCGACTCGGCCGCCACGATGACCCAGACCCACGCCGTCGTGGGCACCGCGCAGTACCTCTCCCCGGAGCAGGCCCGCGGCGAGGTCGTCGACGCCCGCTCGGACCTGTACTCGACCGGGTGCCTGCTGTTCGAGCTCCTCACCGGCAGGCCGCCGTTCATCGGCGACTCCGCCGTGGCGGTCGCCTACCAGCACGTCAGCGAGGAGCCCCCGACGCCGAGCACGTTCGCGCCGGACGTGCCCGAGTCGCTCGACCGGATCACCATGCTGGCGCTCACCAAGGACCGGGAGCAGCGCTACTCGACCGCGGCACAGTTCCGGGCCGACCTCGAGGCCGCCGCACGCCAGGAGGCCATCAGCGCGCCGCCGCTCGGCGCGGTGCCGATGGCGGCAGCGGGTGCCACGCAGGTCCTCGGTGCCGCGGCGATCGCCGATCCCGTGCCGGTGGCCGAGCCGGAGGAAGAGCCGGACGAGAAGCCCAAGAACAACAAGACGCTGATCTGGATCCTCTCGATCGTGGGTGTCGCCGCCATCATCGGCATCATCCTGCTCGCCCTGAACCGTCCCGAGGAACCGACCGAGCCCACAACCGTGCAAGTGCCGGACCTGACGTCGATGACGCAGGAGCAGGCGCGCGAGGCGCTCGCGGCGACCGTGGCCACCGAGGATGGGACTGGCCTGCAACTCGTGGTCGGCGAGCCGGTCACCGACCCGGAGATTCCCGAGGGCGAGGCGGTGTCCTGGACGCCGGACACCGGCGAGGACGTCGACGAGGGCAGCGACGTCACCGTGGTGTTCTCCTCCGGACCCGGGGAGATCGAGATCCCGGACGTCTCCGGGCTGAGCCAGGACCGGGCCCGTCAGGAACTCATCGACGCCGGCTTCAGCGGCGCGAACATCCGCACCACCACCGAGAACAGTCCCGACTTCGGTCAGGACGAGGCGATCCGCACCGATCCGGAGGCCGGCACCATGGCCAACCCGGAGGATGCGATCACGATCGTCCTCGCCACCGGGAACGTGGACCTGCCCTCGCTCGTCGGCCAGGAGCTCGAGGCGGCGCAGAACACCATCACCGAACTCGGCCTGAGCTCTCGCGTGACGAACCAGGAGGACCCGGGCCCGGTCGGCGTGGTCCTCAACCAGGACCGGGAGGGCTCGGTGCCGCAGGGCACCGTGGTGGAGCTCATCGTCTCGATCCCGGAACCGACGCAGGAGCCGACGACCGACCCGCCCACGACGGACCCAACGACCGACCCGACCACGGACCCGCCGGCCACCGACCCGACCACGGACCCGGCAGAGGGCGACCAGTAG
- a CDS encoding peptidoglycan D,D-transpeptidase FtsI family protein: protein MNSPLRKLSIVIVVMFFALMGGATWVQFFQANSLNNDARNVRTLYRDYGHDRGPIVVDGTSVAYSVPVDDAFGFQRTYANGPLYAPVTGYYGMYSLSGIEQAANTVLNGTDDSLLLARIRALFTGAEQQGGTVELTLDPVVQQAAWDALGDNNGAIVALDPNTGAILAMVSKPTFDPNVLAGHTSAEVTAAYQALLADPSDPLFNRTIGGDLYPAGSTFKLIDVAMALESGEYTPDSQVPAPTEFLLPGTQDTYIRNPGGGPCTAEDTVTLTYALQVSCNTPFAALGVEFGADALTAQTEAFGFGRDLEIPLSVTPSTIGEDLDPAQTAMTAIGQFDTRVTPLQMAMVSAAVANDGVIMEPYLVAAERGPNLQLTYSASPREWATPMSATTAAQMTDMMVNVVENGTGHPAQISGVQVAGKTGTAETGLADDVAPDAWFTSFAPADAPEVAVAVVVEDGGQLGDEATGAQVAAPIARAVIQAVLAE from the coding sequence ATGAACTCACCCCTGCGCAAGCTCAGCATCGTGATCGTGGTCATGTTCTTCGCCCTCATGGGCGGCGCTACCTGGGTCCAGTTCTTCCAGGCGAACTCACTGAACAACGACGCCCGCAACGTGCGCACCCTCTATCGCGACTACGGGCACGACCGCGGCCCGATCGTGGTCGACGGCACGTCCGTCGCCTACTCGGTGCCGGTCGACGACGCCTTCGGGTTCCAGCGCACCTACGCGAACGGCCCGCTGTACGCACCGGTCACCGGCTACTACGGCATGTACAGCCTGAGCGGCATCGAACAGGCCGCGAACACGGTCCTGAACGGCACCGACGACTCGCTGCTGCTGGCCCGGATCCGGGCCCTGTTCACCGGTGCCGAGCAGCAGGGCGGCACGGTGGAGCTGACGCTCGACCCGGTGGTGCAGCAGGCCGCGTGGGACGCCCTTGGAGACAACAACGGTGCGATCGTGGCGCTCGACCCGAACACGGGTGCGATCCTGGCCATGGTGTCCAAGCCGACGTTCGACCCGAACGTCCTCGCCGGGCACACCTCGGCCGAGGTGACCGCGGCGTACCAGGCGCTCCTCGCAGATCCGTCGGATCCGCTGTTCAACCGGACAATCGGGGGCGACCTCTACCCCGCCGGGTCCACCTTCAAGCTCATCGACGTGGCGATGGCCCTCGAGTCCGGCGAGTACACGCCCGACTCCCAGGTGCCGGCACCGACCGAGTTCCTGCTGCCTGGCACGCAGGACACCTACATCCGCAACCCGGGCGGCGGACCGTGCACGGCCGAGGACACGGTGACGCTCACCTACGCGCTCCAGGTCTCCTGCAACACACCGTTCGCGGCCCTCGGGGTGGAGTTCGGCGCGGACGCACTCACCGCCCAGACGGAGGCGTTCGGGTTCGGACGTGACCTCGAGATCCCGCTGAGCGTCACGCCGTCGACCATCGGTGAGGACCTGGACCCGGCGCAGACCGCGATGACGGCGATCGGCCAGTTCGACACCCGGGTCACCCCGCTGCAGATGGCCATGGTCTCGGCCGCGGTCGCGAACGACGGCGTGATCATGGAGCCGTATCTGGTGGCAGCCGAGCGCGGGCCGAACCTGCAGCTGACCTACAGCGCGTCGCCGCGGGAGTGGGCCACCCCGATGTCCGCCACGACCGCCGCGCAGATGACCGACATGATGGTCAACGTCGTCGAGAACGGCACCGGGCACCCGGCGCAGATCTCCGGAGTCCAGGTAGCTGGCAAGACCGGGACCGCCGAGACCGGGCTGGCCGACGACGTCGCCCCGGACGCGTGGTTCACGTCGTTCGCGCCGGCGGATGCGCCGGAGGTGGCCGTGGCCGTCGTGGTCGAGGACGGCGGCCAGCTCGGTGACGAGGCCACCGGAGCCCAGGTGGCGGCGCCGATCGCCCGCGCCGTGATCCAGGCGGTGCTGGCGGAATGA
- a CDS encoding aminodeoxychorismate/anthranilate synthase component II → MRRILVIDNYDSFVYTIVGYLQQLGAQTTVVRNDGESLTGADPLAGYDGVLVSPGPGTPKEAGESMAIIERCAAEEVPMLGVCLGHQALGEVFGGVVNHSPELMHGKTSEVEHDGTGVFESLPSPFTATRYHSLAVQADTVPADLRVTGHTANGIVMGLVHRTLPLHGVQFHPESVLTEGGHRLLANWLALAGDGEAVDLSAGLAPLVTQH, encoded by the coding sequence ATGCGCCGCATCCTCGTCATCGACAACTACGACAGCTTCGTCTACACGATCGTCGGCTACCTGCAGCAGCTCGGTGCGCAGACCACCGTGGTGCGCAACGACGGCGAGTCCCTCACCGGGGCGGACCCGCTCGCCGGCTACGACGGCGTGCTCGTCTCGCCCGGACCGGGCACCCCGAAGGAGGCCGGCGAGAGCATGGCGATCATCGAGCGGTGCGCAGCCGAGGAGGTCCCGATGCTCGGCGTGTGCCTCGGCCATCAGGCACTCGGCGAGGTGTTCGGCGGGGTGGTCAACCACTCACCGGAACTCATGCACGGCAAGACCTCCGAGGTGGAGCACGACGGGACGGGGGTCTTCGAATCCCTGCCGTCCCCGTTCACCGCGACCCGCTACCACTCCCTCGCGGTCCAGGCGGACACCGTGCCCGCCGACCTCCGGGTCACCGGGCACACCGCGAACGGCATCGTGATGGGGCTGGTGCACCGCACCCTGCCGCTGCACGGGGTGCAGTTCCACCCGGAGTCCGTGCTCACCGAGGGTGGGCACCGGCTCCTGGCGAACTGGCTCGCGCTCGCGGGCGACGGCGAGGCGGTCGACCTCAGCGCGGGCCTGGCCCCGCTGGTCACGCAGCACTGA
- a CDS encoding peptidylprolyl isomerase: MDAILHTTAGDIVVELLPNHAPKTVKNFTDLATGAGTWTHPETGESSNEPLYNGTIFHRVIPNFMIQGGDPLGTGRGGPGYAFDDEIHPELHFREPYVLAMANAGIQMGRGTNGSQFFITTAPTTWLQGKHTIFGKVKDPASTAVVDAVNVVSTDPRNDRPVEDIVITSIEIVD; this comes from the coding sequence ATGGACGCCATTCTGCACACGACCGCCGGCGACATCGTCGTCGAACTCCTGCCCAACCACGCGCCGAAGACGGTGAAGAACTTCACCGACCTGGCCACCGGTGCGGGCACCTGGACGCACCCGGAGACCGGGGAGTCCAGCAACGAGCCGCTGTACAACGGCACGATCTTCCACCGCGTCATCCCGAACTTCATGATCCAGGGCGGTGACCCGCTCGGCACCGGCCGCGGTGGCCCCGGGTACGCCTTCGACGACGAGATCCACCCCGAGCTGCACTTCCGCGAGCCGTACGTGCTTGCCATGGCGAACGCCGGGATCCAGATGGGCCGCGGCACCAACGGTTCGCAGTTCTTCATCACCACGGCGCCGACCACCTGGCTGCAGGGCAAGCACACCATCTTCGGCAAGGTGAAGGACCCGGCCTCCACCGCCGTCGTCGACGCCGTCAACGTCGTGTCCACCGACCCGCGCAACGACCGTCCGGTCGAGGACATCGTGATCACCTCGATCGAGATCGTCGACTGA